The Belonocnema kinseyi isolate 2016_QV_RU_SX_M_011 chromosome 1, B_treatae_v1, whole genome shotgun sequence genomic interval TTGGCTTATTAAGATATCTAGAAGTAGCAGAAGTTACCGATTCTCTAGTTCGGGTATGGTTGATTAGCAAtgtgaatttccaattgattggCACAAGTTTTCATGCAAATCACACGCGGTAGAAAGGGCGGTCAAGCTTGTCACTGAAGCTAGCGCAACAATCACCGAATAACATACAGATGCTATCGTCAGGGCTGAACTAGAGCATCGAGAAAGATAATGCCGccattcaaatttctaaaattagtaGTAGATATTAGACTCACTTTATCTCTGAGCTGAAGATGAGGACGGTAAAACGGCATCCgaatataaaacaactttactgccgtggtgcatacgattctttatttgaaataggcagaataaaagctctttttctgaaaaacggcGCTTGATTGTACCGCGTACGCACGCGCGTAGGGTGATGTTTGAAGTCTAAAATCTACTTCTAAGTTGaacgtaattttaaaataaattcttctattttctttcacttctcactcacttATTCCGCTTTGCTGTCACTTTACATGCAGctcgtcgcagtacaataaagCACTATTTCACTGCCGCTTCGCGGGCAGATAAGGCGCGCTTGTTCTGCCTATTTTagttaaagtaaatttattttaattctactaattatttatgtttttatagtGCATTTCAAAAAAGGAGgctcaataaggccggtttttggtcCTACTACTGATTGGTctcaaaagtattttattttattcatctaactaggtcacATAACCCCTTaaaacgatttttcctaaaagtgatttgatttcaataactaatgatttttaagttcgtattttacatgggttttcgcactttcttTCAAATCATACTAGGTTTTACATTGTTATTGTTGCTTACGTAATATCTTACTTTTCCAAAGACTTTGCACATATATGCTTTAAACATATGTTGAAGCCATTATTTTTTTCGAGGTCTCTGACCATGAAAATAGTACAAACCTtctactttatcagatttataAGCAATATTCTCTATAAAATGATTGAAACAAACTTAGAGACATGTGTTTTTAAGAAGAGGTATATTAGATTAGGACCAATCAGCAGTTATGGTCAATTAGAGGCTAAGTACTTTGCAAGAGTTCTATTCGTCAAAATCGGGTTGTTCATCTGAAGATGATGATGaagcgccctaccgatagaaatctcagagtatatgctaaagattttcaaggctctgagaagctctgagaaattctcggcaggcactcaggtagatatattcaaaggtccaggtagcccCCTTAAAtgtttaaaggctttaaaatgtcctttccgcaattgaaataaaaatacgatcataaataacaagcagagcggcttaaattgaaataagaattcgaatcataaataacaaggagataggctatatcaatagagtagccgacactcaagggtcctttattaagctttcggattaaaatttagaaatagatttttttttaatttcatagttaacagtgagGGCTTCAAAAAATCaaagtgtattcgccttcttcggcgtgtaacttgcaccacaacccggcacttgacacctcatggcttaggacaaaaaaatgttgccacctgcatcaaaacaaacgaacagaacctctctaacttacgtcaatttgacaaactttctcactcgcacacttttacatgtataggaagaggacaactgcgcgcctgcgcacgaaaatttaagaacttcctgtaatgtgcatatcagttacggtaatgtttctattgccaacttgggaaacggagttaggtctccttattattccttcgtgttcCTATTCCACTGATTTTGTATGACTTTAATCTGTTTTAATGTTTCCTGTATCGGCCTTTGAGTCGAGAGGACGAGGTAAGGTGCCCCCCGAGGGCTCCAGAAAAGTTTTAGGCAAATAGCGGCGCCCGACCCCTGGTTTCCTACATGGCGCCCCTCCGCCTCCCTGCTCCTTGTTCAAAGGTGTCAAAGTCGCTAAATCTGACACTAAGTGTTTCTTaatcaaaataacttaaaaataataatataatactttaatttaattgtCTCAGTTTTTCATGGTCACAGACCTAATAGTGTATGAAAATAAgccttattttaaaaactaattaccTCGAGGAacatgatggctttaacatatttTGTAACTCATATATGTGAGCAGTTCTTGGCAAAGTACGATCTTGCACGAGAAATACTAACAATTGTGAAACCCAGCATGATTTGAacgaaagtgcgaaaacccatgtaaaataccaACTTAAAAAAGCCTATTTCTTGAAATCAAATCACATTCAGGAAACATCCTTTTACGCGTTCAttagacctagttagatgaataaactAAGACACTTTTGAGACTAATCAGTAGATTGCCCAAAAATCGGCCTTCTTGATCCGCCTCCTTTCAGATTTTCTTACAACTTCCTTAGGTCGCGCAAGTCAAGGTAcacaattcaataaattcttgcttttttaaacttctcacgtggtatattctctttaaaaggtCAAGATTATGTCTATTAGAGGTCATTCAGCGTGGAATTGAATAGCTTTTTAAccgttttgaaaaaagtttctcaCTCTTTTTTCGAACGAGTAATCAtgtttcaaagtcagcagtgatttttattATAACTCCCTTGCCATACCGGCAATTTTCGACGGTAGTTTGCTTCAATTTTATTCCATGTAATAAAAGAAATTAGGCCAATTTGCGTCCTTGTGTCGCAGTTGCAGAgaataaaattcacaattatatctataactagaaaattaatatagGACCCATTTTCTTCgatgttgaaaaagttttaacaatGTCTCGCATTAAGGATTACTCAAAAATTGATGGATCTCAAATTTCCTAACAGAATCATTCGCGTTATCTTAGTGTAAAAGATCCCAGGACCAGGATATAGGACATTGACTGGTCTGACTTTTTAGGACACAAATATTATTTAAGCTGGCGACTTTAAATGTCCCTATACATCATGCGATTGTGACCTTTTCTGTCCGAAGGCAATTAGCCTTTATGacacttttaatcatttttgttattagaTACTCGATACAGGAGTTTCTACCTTTTGTATTGGACCAACTTAAGCTGAATCACGCCTCGATCTTACCAtaggatttaaaaatgtaaacaggAAGTGTAGCAAGAAAACCCTAGTAGATCAAATCATTAGTGACTATTTTGCAAATTGTAACTGATGTCGATATTACATGTCCGTCCTATTATTTTTTCCCGTATATAATGCccattataatctttttaaagatATTGTAGCGGCTCTTCGCAAAGCATGACCCAATATTGATAATAAATCTCCTAGCAACAGAAACTATCACTCTTCCAGACCTTGTTcgaataataaataatgcaatagAGTAACGCGTGTAAGattagctaaattaaaaaaatatttgcacacGTCTAGTTTTGCCGGAAGAATAAAGTTAGATAGTTTTAGCATCGAATgaagaaaaatgaatgaaaaaacagtgtgaaaaatttaaaataaatgggattaaaaaattgaaaatggtagGAAATGGTAATGGAAAtggtaggaaataaaaaaaactttaaaataaaataaggtgtaataatcaaaataatgttaatattattgattGTGCTGTTAAAATAacgaaaatgtactattttcaacaaattctgcAAGGTATGCAAATGAGTAAtgcaagaaatagaaaaaaatttatcttttggggattttgcatagaaaataagtaataaattccgcattaatatttatatacagtatttttttggtaaaatgaaaCAAGAAcgttcatttttatacaaaaataaatagcattaataatatttacgtatttgccaattattttactgatttttttttttaatttcgcgctattttctatttatataattgaatatactCTAAAATTTGTACActattttttcgtttatttttctttattccatgtttaaactatttagctTTATGGCTTCCACAAAAAACGAATGGAAGCATTGTAGAACTTTCGCCCTTTAAGAGCGCTTTAAGAGCAAGTGACATTTATCcaattcctactttaccgacatttttgAGTGGATCATACCAATTCCATGCGAGATATCAGACGAAAGTTTGAAAAACGAAAGAAAAGTGTCTAAGGAAAGTTTATatacttatacatttttaaatacaaaaaagtggatttttttgtagtatatataaaaaaatatgcccgctgggCGAGCGCATTCTCATTGTGCTCTACGAGCGCGGTTCCTCGTGCcaggtttgagcgcgcctagagtgTGAGCGTACACTCTCGCGCTCATTTTCGTACATTTAAATCGTACActttaactgtatttttttaaatatcataaatattataacttaaatcaaaaACTCTGATTTAAACATCTAAGGAAGTATAGCCATAAGtgaaaacttaaattgttttccatttgtttttaaagaatgttctcaaagcacctacggctttgtcTATTACATTCCCATTACGACACTcaagcttcgcgctcgataatttgtgtctaattgaaaaatttcatcaggataatttgtaaatcttgttaattttaaatctagtagaaatttggattgattttttcccttttttttttaattttcaaaattttgaaaagcaaatgacttttctaattttcatagaaattttgaaagtgctctaattttttaaattttggttggaaatatctggttaacgaattcaggtaaccatacctACAGACAGATTCCtacacaattttaagattttcggactctgtgagtaCCCAAACCTAAAGATCCGTGAAAAACCAGAATCAAAAATTTGGACGAGTACATAAtgctctcatgaatgagaatgtaaaaatgtagtaCAATAAAAcctgttttgaaaaaagtggcatttttatttactatatttcactactttttttaggttgaaagaaTGTACAGCTTACCTAAGTAATTATGAAGTTCTAAATATCCTTCAGAGCATGAAATCTAATAAGAAACAGAAGTCAGAACAGCAGCTAGCCACGATTACTTATCAGACCATTAAGTATTTGGAAAATACACCCTCTAGCAAACAATCTCCtgagaagattcacaactttttaaaaGCTGTAGAACCGTTCAAATTAACTAAATGTGAAAAACTAACGTTATTGAATTTGTGTCCAAAAACGGCTCTTGAAATTCAACTGGTaaggaactttatatttttatattatataccttCTAAGGGGCAGTTGTAAATTAAACTGATGTGAGTGCAAATTAAATTTCACACAGAAAACCTTTCAATTACGTAGTTATAGCCCGGTGACAACGATTGTATTGGGACGCATAGATTGGCAtgtagaaaaattatcatttcaatGTCTTTGAATACGTACCAATTGCATTAttgtccaaaaaataatgaaatcgcATTGGCCATTATTTATTCTATTCAATATTGTGTCGACAACATTTAATAGGATTGACGCGGTTCCATAATTGGTTCGTGAAAGGCATTGCATGGGATAcaatttgaatggaattaaatggCATAAACTTATAGGCATTACAAGCAAATCAAGCATTACAAGCCTCAACCAGGCCCGTGGCACTCTGATATTAAAGTGACGGAAATTTTGACCACGGCCGAGGGTGGTACTGGCTTTGTGACAAAAGAAAATAATGGGTTATAAGTGTGTTGTTTGTTGGGTGCAATTCTGGTTATGCGAATTGCTgcgaaaaaatataagtttacacAGTGCCAaatgataagaaaataataaGGCTCTGGCAAAAAGCTATTTCGAGAACTAACTTTGAACTAAAGGCAGCTCATGTAATTTGTGTAAAGCATTTTGGTTCTGAAGATATTCTTACGGAGCATCCGATACTTGGAAAAAATGGATCTGTTATTGGAACGGtaggtatttttatttaaattattttttaactttttcgattcatattaataaaaaaaatttattgaaattgttatacaaaaaattttaatcacattaaagtcattacaattgtttttaaaaatcacaatcttttttgtgcaatttgaaaatgattaaaaataaaattttgcactaaaagaaaattgtaaattttaaatgtgaTTTAGAGTAAACATGTCATCGAAAACAtgccattaaacatttttttaattgaaattatttatacctcgaattttttaataaatattaataatataatttataatataattgatTGAAGTTTGTAATCAATATACATTTGAAACCAGTTTAAAgttattaaatcaattaaatcaatatttatttgttccgtaaatgtattgaaatgtagtgaaatatttttattaacaaaaatatttttaattttttaaagtttcttaaattgtttgaatttaaaataaaaataattgaaaatagtatatttctaataaaaatttttttcattgattgtttgaaattgaaacaatgattttagaaactttaaacattagaaatgttttgtatagaaatattttatttatccatttttaatgaacaaataatatttattaacaaaaaatgtaattttattaattcggaaattttctaggacggattatttataattatacaattttttgtccgaaatttaattatttaggatttttatacaatacaggaattttatttttctgccaTTTTCCAATTTCCGACACTGCATGTTCCGAAATGGAagatttccgaataatgaaatttcctactaataaattttccgaatagtaaaattctggactaataaaaatcaaaaattggaaatttcccgaaaaataaaattcccgacggaaaattgacgaattataaaatattcaaactagaaaatttccgaatttaaacaattaaaatatgttataaacattattcattgattaaaaatacagttaaatattttgtattatgagacaaatattttcaatgtttaaagtttggcttccgtttccggtaccgaacGCGAAAGAACTCtctttgtcaagtggtgtatttttggctttggcgAAGGAAGTAacggtgagtggatgcagaaaaagCCGAGAGTGCGAAGATAGAGTGTAAAAGAAGAAGgatgagtgaaggcaaaggtgtgaagtgtaaaagtgagtggtttgaagtgaaaatttgaagcgtgtgaagtttttgatgGTAGGAATTggaaaatagttgcttggtcacgggggcaagaggtaggtgataaaggcgggaaacgtcaagGAGCTtcgggtaaggtaggatgccgacgacgcgaagtccataaactggcgccagagggcaacagttactggacgatcgcacagaacAGAAAACTGTAGTGGCAACAACaactgacgttgctgaaagcatacGCAGTGGGGGGAAGGGTGACGTTGaccgcagtgacagcagcggtgaggAAAGTGTCGAAAAGTCGACCAGGGAGGGGAGGGTAGTctcaacaagctaggcaacgctggttcgaacagaagtctagACGAATGGCAagaaaaggcaagcgcgactaacagtgaaggggaggaaaaatgGAAAAGAGTGGCAGGGgacgatgaggtagaaagggacaaagataacaagaaagttaaaatcAAACGGAAAacacgagagagagagagatagggggggggggggatgttcGAGAATTTGGAGGCTCTcataaaagggtttagagagAAAACAAGAAAGAGACTGGATggaatgaatagggatatgaatcggcagggaaacgatgtaaggggggaagtgaaaaaaggtaagagaaaaatgggaagaatgggatcaaCGCTGAAAGGAGGAGAAAGATAATATTTGgcgtaagctagagagcattaaGAATAGACAGAGCGAGGTTGAAGAAACGAGATCTAAAgagataaaacagttggaagaatgGGTAAGCAATCTataaattaggaatgagcatatggggaaaaacagagaatgaggaaatagttacAGAGAATGAAAAGAATGTCCAAAGTggaaatgaaagattgaagaaaagactcagtgagattaaAAGAAGATTAGAACGgaaagaaagggcaaagaggataAAATACTTAGTATTCAAGGGTtcaaaagtggagagtgaaacggGAGGAGTGgagataaaaaatcttttgagagacattagagtgcaagtcagggtagaaggagtcaagagaatagaagggacgaaggaagaaaaagaatgtttctagtaaactggggagtgaggaggagaaaaaaaaataggaagagaaaaaaattattgacagcaagaagggaaagaattgaagtaGATCTGACAtgaagggagaggaaaaggagatggcaaatagagcagagggcttgggtagagaggaaaaagtgccatatggtgtggatagggagacaCAGCTTATGGATAAATGAGGAGGAATGGTGCTTGgacgaagaattagaagaattaagaaaaaaaggaaaaagtcttgagaaaggtaggggaaGGGAGacaaaaaagagtctagaaataaatcagaggggtttccaaatgGCAAAGGGGAAACGAAGTAAAGAGGAAAGACGAGGGAAGGGAaaagagaaacgtgaaaatagcttcctggaatgtgtcagggttgaacaagaataaaggattttaggAGGAGTTAGAATAGTGGGATATGATTATGATAAGTGAAACTTGGACAGATGAGAAGTACTAGAAGGGGATagaaaagctgttaccgaaaggttatgtgtggacaatgcaagacgCAAGCAAAGAACACGTTAAAGAGAGAGGGATGTGCgacatggtgtcaggggtgaataaagaattagcagtaaaagggagaataGACGGGGATatggaggaaaaggatgaaaCAATAGTACGAAGAATTATAATTGGGATAGTAGAAATAGCGATGGTTTGTGTATACAGAAGAGGAGGTGAAAAGAAAGGCTTGAGTGTAAtgaggaggtggatggaggaaaagaaggaagaatttgttttaataggaggggacttaaatgcatggactggagAACAAGGGAGAGgattatgggatgaagaaaaggaggcatatataaggaactccaaacatggAAAGACGGACAGGGAGAGGAGGAAGTTACTAgtcatgataggagaaacaggatggctTATATGCAAgagcaatatgaaaggagatgatgAAGGGGATCTTACATTCATAGAAAAgcgagcaacagtaatagactacatcttggctgaagaaagaatgcggcatatgacaGGTaatatgaaggtagggaatgagatagggtccgaacTCTTCCTGgtcatagctacactaaaaagagacgtcagtaagcgcggcagagggagaaaggaaaaagggtgagAAAGAAATACGAAAATAGGAGTCTGGGGGTAGATAAatgaaaagagtttaaacaaaagatggaaaatgaGAAGGtcaggtatgaaaaagaggaggaaatAGACTCGATAATTGAAATGTTGAAGGGGTCGATTcagaaggtaaaggatgagctgggtactaatgaagaaagagtagggggaaagagaggctgatgggacgaggaatgctgggagagtaaagagagaacgAAAGAGTGCGTAAGCAAAAGGAGacaaggggaaatggagaaggaggagtataacaggaggaaaaaagaacatgagaagattcTGAAAAGAAAAGGCAAAGggaaaaggaagaatataaagcagaagtagaaaaagcgatcaaagaaggtaggttgtggaatatgataaatagggatagaggggaaaggaagggtgttaacgaagaaatagaaatggagaaaTAGACGGATTATTTCAAGGGTCTATTGGGGAGAGAGCAAAATTAGAGAaagagggtctggttgtttgagcGGTGTtatgttatggtgtggagatctgaggatggaaggaacatttgaaagtagagagcatgcataagcgatttctgaggtgggtaatggagGTAATTTGGAGtggcccaggatatatgttaatagaagagttaggaagagaaaatatggatactagacaaattaagagagcctggaagttggaagagaagctaaaaaggggagagggaagcagaataacACCATCATGTTTGGGCTAAATTCGGAACAATGCAGCGAGAGgcaatgtgggaaattcaaaatggaaggaacaaaggagaaaaatgagaagggtttgtaatatacgagaaggggttatgaAGTGGTAAGACATAGAGTTAGAACTATTAGGTAAACAAGGaaaagagagatggacaaagattatagattcgagatacaatagatggtatatgacggtcaaagggttgacggaaccagaatatctgcaaaaaataaaaaggaagaaaaatggattaGGGATGTACGGTTTAGAATgtgagaaggagtgagagcatgcagatattggatgaatgaaaaggagaatttatgtagagtatgtggatacgaaatggagtcatgggcacatgtattagagaaatgtacaggagaggaagagggacagttgagtgtggatgagtgtgtatgATCGATCTTGGTTGGTAGTGGACAGCAAGTGATGTGgataaagaaattgaaagaagtaagggaaagcaagggagtagggcagagccagacggttgatcctgaaaaaggacagtaaaaagcgaaaatttttttcaatatcatggaaaatgcatttttttgtggtaagaggaaatggaagccctggaaactcgctcattttaagaatcaatgttactactgttactattgtttatcctacataatgtgaaagagtagaatataattAGTAGTTAGgctagactaaggatggaattgtcaATATATATACAGGAAGctgaggccctcaaacccgtaaaagggagagattaaatacatacaactacaacaatgtttaaagtttttaaaataattacttgaatttaaaataaccataattgaaaaaatatacatttctggATGAAACTgctttcaattattgttattttatatttaaacaataatttcagaaactttaaacattagaaatattttgtatagaaatattttattattgcctttttaatacaatattacgTGGAAGACCGAATGCGGCAGTTTGCTAAAGTCAAAATCGCTGATCTAAAAAAGGCTAACTTGGAGCAAAAAAAAAACGGACAAAGCTTgctgcaattttattttattaaatgcgCAAATgtaaagaaatgttatttaatatgtttcaattttatataaatacagTGTTCCTGATTGGAGTATTTATTCGTTTAAGTTTGTCATTAGTACTTATAAATTTATTGGATATTATGtatattacgaaatatttttgcgaggtaaatatatgcaaaaaaagtattttaaaaatacaaataagtacaatttgtattttccccatgcattggaataattttcgacctaaaagtaGAGCCAGCGCTGCCCCTCCACCATGGTCAAATCTCACGTCACATTTATTCTACAGGCCTTTATAAGAGAGCCATCCCCCTGGCCTCCaccaattttaatataaaaaatcctcCCGCTCATCGGGCATATTTGCATCGCGCGCGGCTCactttgctcgcaagtttgaacgcgcctagagCACACGTCTGTTGGTTCTCgggcttcgcgcttgataatagattcatctcgcacttcgcgctcgataatgtatttacctcgcgctccgcggtCGGGCTTTGTATATTTCCCAGACTTGGGTTACAGTTTTATGCTGAGAAGaccaccaaccttcagcagcgttgtattatatgggagttcatatgatctcattttcacattccctgCCCTCCTTCAGGTACAAACCCAAAAACTTAcacttgtgtgtgtgtgtgtgtttgtgtgtatgtgtgtgtgtgtgtgggtttGAAAACAtgtttatatcattaaaattctgtgaaatattatgaaatagttcaatgaaaaaaatgtaatttttggttttacattattttcttatactgtcaaaatataattttcgatttttcaacaaaattaaaaaaaattgttgtgataatcttgtagggcattcaaaaagcaacatttttcttctcctgactttttatatcgtgcgtttttttgtttaaaatgttcatttttgtgtatttttttggaattttgtaaatgctataactctcgtaaatttagttttgataaaaaaagtcattaggataaattgttcatctttttgaatattataaatatacgCACATAAAATTTTGGAACCTTAAAAAAAAggtccaaaaaatgttaaaaatgtgctcactttttgaattgttatccaaaatggctggctagcgAACTTGACTTTTGTTTTAAGATAGTAAAAGAGTTTACTAAAGGATAATCCAATCCGTCAATCCCTTCGAAAGTTATagtgctaacaaaaaaaccatccacgaacGGATACAGACTGACAGACAAACCGACAGACAGAcccatttgtaaaaacctgtttttcggattcagggggtcttaaaatgtggacatttgacaaaaactgtggggggggggggggggtcaaattttacacaaaataaaacattctcTGATGCGATTGTGAAACGATGTAACAGGAAAttcttttgcgaaatattattcTCACATAATTTGGACGCATTTTgcgtgaaagaataaaataatcgtGGGCGCGCTTTTTTcgaaatctgaaataaaaaatttttcaataaaaaaactgtcGGCTCGACAGCGCAGTGCGCATGTGCGTACGTCACTGGGCTGGAAGTGGTCACATTACGCCTGCTTCACGTGCATGCAATGGCACCTTTTCAAATGGGGTCgaacaaaaaaaaccttttatcaTATCAAAAGTTGTTGAAGCCTTT includes:
- the LOC117172714 gene encoding DNA-directed RNA polymerase III subunit RPC9, with amino-acid sequence MEVLKECTAYLSNYEVLNILQSMKSNKKQKSEQQLATITYQTIKYLENTPSSKQSPEKIHNFLKAVEPFKLTKCEKLTLLNLCPKTALEIQLIIEDSEERLVEEEVDSLLQIIADQEEDQEDQPN